The genomic segment tcaaaGTCTTTTGAAGCCTCCAGATGAGTCATGAAGATAATTGGCAGACTGGTTTTCTCAAACGACTATTAATCAGAGGACTCCCAAGATAGTGTTGTACTTTGTAAAGATTGTAAATAGCTccctggtttttttttttttttgctttgtaatgTTAAAGGAGAATTTCATGTCATTGAAGAAACCATGTGGCTCATGAATGTCTGATAACCAAGGAATTAGCCAAGTAAGACCAGAGTCTGTTAAGGAATACAGGAATAACATAAGAAATGTTGAATTGGGTGATATTCCTGCTCTGGATTGTGAGGGATTTGCGTTTTAGTCCACTGTTTAATCTTGACTTTAAGTTGTagtattgtgtttttaaggctcaattaaaaacataaaaccacaaGATTTAAGTTGTTCTTTAATGCGACCAGTGCTtgaaggagtaaaaaaaaaaaaaaaaaaaagctgaaacacaacattacaaaaacaaacttacTAGATAAACATTAAGAACTAACACTCGCACATATTCAATACTGTAGCCAAGTCCAAcataagaatataaaaaaacCCTAACTGTAAAAATGTGTAGTGGTATTTCAATGCTGCAAAGGTACACCAAAAATTCATAAAGTTGTCTGCATTTTTTACTTTCCTTCAGTAttgtatatacaatatataagcAAGTGTTTGCAAATgctttaattcattttgaaaaagtaatttaaacTGAGGGGAATGTTGCGTGTGATCCGTTTTACAGTCATTCCTCATTCTTATGATTATTAAGAGTTTTTCCAGGTGTTTCTTGACTCATacagtttctttattttactcttCCTGTAATACCTGTTTATGCAAAAGAAATCCTCGATGCCGCAGTTTTTGTCCATAACACATGACAGTGGCAGACCTAATCAGACACTAGTTCACAATGTGCAATGGAAACTAAATGTGCCAAACCACTTCAGTACAAACTGAGCACAAGTGTTCCAATAAGTGTCCACTTTTCTCCTCATGGTTTCTCTATTGAGGACGTCCCGTGCCCGTTGAGGTGGTGTTGAGGGTTTGTCTCCTGTGAAGGAGGTCCCTCCACGTCCTCTCGTTCGCCCTGGgtagagctgcagctgctgcccgGGGAGGCCCAGCTGTCTCGTCGGCGGTAGGCCTCACACAGTGGCAGATCAGTGCTGTCCCACTGACTGTAGCTTTGCGCAGCGGAAACCAGTAGGAGGCAAAGAATCAGCGCagcacagaaagagaggagcagacGAGAGCGGCAGGTCAGAATAAGCACATTCATACACAGAGGAGCACATAAGGGCACACATACGATAGAAGCATGGAGGTTATGCAGAAGCACTGGAAACCGGATCAACGCATGACACAGCTGATTATTAACTAGATACTATAGTCAGAGGTGCGGCTTAATAACTGTTGATTTGAAGCTGCGATTAATTGCTGATGGAGGAGAAAGCAGAGCGAGTGCAGCAAGGAAGGAAGGCCCACACCCAGCATGCTCCAAGCAGGACTGAGAGACACTTCTTAATACTTTCtcacagaaaacaagacaaactaCTACAGTGTTTTGTCTCTACTTTATTTCTGAATCACTCTGGGTCTATTGGGACAGCTGGAACAAACTGGTACACATGTACAGCCACACCATGGGTCCGCTTGCATGGTTACAGCTTGAGTCAGTTGTGGTCTTAAGGACGGAATCAATTAAAAATAACCTAACTGCTTTTACAGAAAACTCTCTACTCTTAGTAGCTTCAGATTTGACctgaataaataacaacaaacagtcGTGTCTAATTTTACAGTCTATATCAAACATTCATCCTTAAAATCTACCATACAGGTCATCACCGTTACATTTAGGactttatatatattacacataAATAATGTTGAATGAACGATACATCTATAAAATCTATATACTGATTTAGTTCTTTCGATGTGTAATTCTTCTAAAGAGAGTTCACTTTCCCCGCAAAGCTTTGTGTTGCAGAAGCCTTTTCACAACAATCTAACAATTCATCCATGGATCAAATAGCAAAAGCTTTAAATTCATGGATTTTCTGGTCATTACTtcgatttaaaatattttagtcGTAAATTAACTAGGAGCAAAGGCCTCATTACTTAAAATCCACAAAACCATGCATCTCTCCCATGTGCCTGACAAAATTTCTTAATACCTCTCTCAAGACTATTGGACGCTGCAGACCAGGAAACTGAAACTCTGATCaccatttagaaataaaatcaGCGGTAGATCAATGCCAATGCTTTCTCTCTTGAATTATGAAATGTATCCTTGTCACCAGAAAAGCCTTCTGGATTTCAAACTGCATCGAATGCCcaaaaaatacatgttgaaCTGTCGTAGCTGGATCAATTTACGCTGCTGATATTCACTTCACGTGTACTCCTTTAATGCTGAAGTTCGCTCTAGTTTGACCGGTTAAGAAACACGTCAAAGAGCAGAATAGACGTAAAGGCACTTACTAATCAATAACAATGTAAAGTCACTCAGTGAGATGAGCTCCATCGCAACGACCCTCAGCAATGATTTGTGTTGATGAATGGTGCTGTTTGGAAGTGACGATGAGATAAGTTCAACCCAAAAGGTGTCATGTTTAGATGTTGGCAAGACTAAACCCTTCCTTGGGCTCAGCAGTGAATGGTAAAGGTGAGACAGTACATGGTGCTAGGCATGGGGCAACAGAGGGGCGATGGGATGGGGGCAAGTATGAGCCTACTTGTACCTGGAGGAGTAATATTCTTCCTCTAACTCATACAGGTCGATGGCGATCTCATCACGGAGTGAGGTAAGCTTCTTGTCACACTCGTCCTGCAGCGAGCGGAGCTGCTGGTTCTGGAGGCTGATGGCGTCGTTCACGGAGGGAAAGTCATTCAGAATCAGGAACTGCTTCAGATCGGACACCAGCTTCATCAAAGACTCACCAGCTCGTACCTGATACAACATCACAGGAGAGGGGAAATTATAGGGGCTAGAAATGAATTATGATGATTTTCCTGGTCCTGCTTCTGGACTGACGGCATTTTCAAAGTATCTGCGACTCAAATTAATCCTAAAAGTCTGGAAACAGTGTCAGTCACAGGGTTGTGATGCATTTCACTTTATCTTTAACCTCTCAAACCCCAGAGTCCTACCAGTTGGTCAGCAAGTACAAATGAATGCTGTGCTGCCATATTTAACTCAAACCAAGATAACTTGATTTTAATCTAGTGGAAATCCCAAACTTTAGAAAGATACC from the Enoplosus armatus isolate fEnoArm2 chromosome 4, fEnoArm2.hap1, whole genome shotgun sequence genome contains:
- the med22 gene encoding mediator of RNA polymerase II transcription subunit 22 produces the protein MATQRVLPQSKETLLQNYNKRLKDDIRSVLDNFTEIIKTAKIEDETQVARATQAEQDHYEMHVRAANIVRAGESLMKLVSDLKQFLILNDFPSVNDAISLQNQQLRSLQDECDKKLTSLRDEIAIDLYELEEEYYSSRYK